TATTCGGTAGCTTGCTAGGCCACCGGTCATCATCAGTCCCAAGCGGACCTCCTCCCCCAGCTCCTGCAGGAACCTCTGCGCCTTCAATCCAGGTcgctcctcctccacctcctccaTCGGCCGGTCCGTCACGCAAAGAACTGCCTTTCGACACTAGCGACCCGTCTTGGAAGGGCCTTCTGGATGAACTGATGCAGATGGGAATTACCGAAGACCAGATTGCTGAGAATTCGGACTTCATTAAGGCGTATATCGACCAGAAGCAGGCTGCAGAGGATGAAAatcaaaagaaaggaaaggcTCCGCCTCCGCCACCTCCATCCGCACCTCCTGCCCCCAAGGTCAGCCCCCAAAGCACTGGCAACAGCTCAGGTAGTCGACGAGGtgctcctccgccgccgccgccgtctCGAAGGACTCGCCCTGACGCGCAGGAGGACGGTGCGTCAGCCTCACCGCGCGAACCGTCACCACCCAGACCCAAGTTCCGAGCACCGCCGCCAATTGCAGATGCTGGCAAATTTTCCCAAGATATTAGCCCAGCACCTGGAACGCGTTCACGAGCAAGCTCTGGAGCGAACCTTGgaccccctcctcctccacggCCTCCCAAGACGCCAATGGAGGACAGCGCTCCTCGATTTGGAGTCCCTCCTCCCTTTCAAGGAGAGCGCAAGGTGTCAGCACCACCGGCACCTCCCAGTCGAAGTCCGGCACCTCCAgggcctccgccgcctccacCTCGTACAACAAGCCCTGCGGCGCAACCACCCCTTCCTCCTAAGGTCCCTCATGGACCACCCCCTACGCCAGCCAGAAATCCAGTTCCGCCTCCTCCCCCGACCAGAAGTCCAGTatcacctccgcctccaccTCTTCCTACTGCTTCTCGGCCCACTCCTCCTACGGCTGCTGCACCACCagctcctccacctccgcctcctgtTACAAACACCCCACCGCCGCCTCCACCCTCCACGAGCGGTCTCCCTCCACGCCCTCCACCTCCGCCAGTGAACACTgccccccctcctcctccccccccACCGCCGGTAAGCACTGGtccacctcctccgccgccggcaCCGCCAGTGCCCCCAGCGAATACTGGCCCACCagctcctccacctccgccgccgccggcaCCGGGTGCTGGCGCTCCCCCGCcgcctccaccaccaccaggtgctgctgctcctcCACCACCTCCCCCTGCTGCCGGCGCTCCACCGTTGCCCAAACCCACTGGTGGAAGGGATGATCTTTTGGCTTCCATTAGAGCTACAGGAGGAAAGGGTGGTGGAGGTTTACGGAAGGTCAGCGATTCAGAGAAGAAAGACCGGAGTGCGGCTCTTGTGCCTGGAGGCGCTAATGAGTCGTCATCTGGAACTCCAAGCGGTGGCGGTGCTCCTCAAGGAGGTTTGGCAGGTGCCTTGCAAGATGCACTGGCAAAGCGAAAGCAGAAGGTTAGCGGCAGTGGTaagtgttttttttttttttttttccctatTTGTTGCCTTATATCACATATTCTAATTGCATATCGCAGATGATGAGaaggacgacgatgacgattgGTAAGTTATCGCTTGCCTTGGCCACTGTCATCGTATCTTTATTCGTCGTCATATGGTTATTGGGTGGATTCATGGACTTTTGTATTATGGGGAAACCTTGCATAGTGAGTATGGGTTTCTCTCAACGATGGTTCacgaatccgtcaaaagcTTTTGTTTCAAGGCATCCATTCAGTAGGCGAATAGAACAGGTCTTTGCGCATCGGATTTGTGTCGATGCAAATACAAATGAACGGCTTACAGAGAGGCATTCGATTATTTGTCGGGAGTAGAGTCATGGCTGTAGTTCTGGAATACATGTTACCTGTTACCGTTTTTGGAATACTCGGATCAACTTTGAGCCGCCCGCCGCGCGACTCCGATGGAAAAAAAGACGAGCCGGCTTGGTTTTCGTGACAGCGCCGACAAGAACAGACGATATCAATTCGTTGGTCAAAATAAAAGACAGCATCAACTAACGGCTGCTGGGCGTGCGGCACAATTAGGAAAGGCAGATATGCTGTCTCCCTCGCCGTTGAAGCCCTCCGCTCCATCAGCGTCACTCCTCCGATTTCTGCGCTCTCAATCCGATTATTTCACAGCCAATCCGTCAACATGCCTCCGTTCTACAACATGTTCCAAAGGGCGACCATCGGGCGCCCTGTCGCTCCGGAGAATATCAAATTGGACAGGCCTTGATCCTGCGCCATGCAGGGCAACAGTCGAAGCGAACCTTTTCGCCATCCCGAACCTCTCAACCAAAAAAAATACTCCTCCGCGGGGTCGATGCGCACTCGGCAAAGAAGAACCTGTCCAACTATCACTTTCGCCTCTTAACCCTTTTCCTTCACGAACTGCGTCGACCAAGAGCCGTCCGCTACTGCGCAGGCTTTTCGATCTGAGGCGGAGCAAAGAATCGGACGCCAAATCTAAGGCTAGTCGCACTGGGCCTGCGCTGATTGATGACGGAACAGAATCGAATTTCAACATTGGGCGCGGATTAGTATCAAAGGCGACAAATGAATTGCGATTGCGATGCACCGAGTTTGATATAAACGGGAATGTCACGCTTGTCAACGGGGAGTTCAGAAAGAGCGAACTGATTGCGAAGGTTTGTCTACCAGGCATTTTCGGTTTATTCCAACCAATACCGCGATACAGCAATCCGCTGACCAGAATGTCGAGCGATAGTACGGTCTACTTCCCCGAGATCTTCGCAAAATCGATTCCTCAACCTTGCCGCACATCCTTGTTCGGCCGAGCGCTATCCTTATTAACCTCTTGCATCTTCGAGTTCTAATAAAAGCTGACCGGGTTCTTGTGTTTGACGCCTACGGATCGACAGACTCTTACATGCAATCGTTGTTCGTGTACGATTTGGAGGGAAAGCTTCGACAGAAGCAGGCCCAAAGCGCCGGTGCCCTACCCTACGAGTTCCGCGCTCTGGAAGCGGTATTGATCAGCGTTACCGCCGGGTTGGAAGAAGAGTTCAACGGTGTTAGAGATCCGGTTGTGCGCGTTCTTCGAGCCTTGGAAGAGGATATTGATCGGGACAAGCTGCGACACCTTCTGATCTATTCCAAGAGGCTTGGTACTTTCGAGCAGAAAGCAAGACTGGTCCGAGATGCAATTGATGATCTTCTGGAGGCAGACGATGATTTGACTGCCATGTATTTGACTGAAAGATCCCAGGGGACGCAGCGAACAGACGATGATCACCAAGAAGTTGAGATGTTGCTCGAGTCATACCACAAGGTCTGTGATGAAATTGTCCAGGCTAGCGGCAACTTGGTGACTGGTATCCGGAACACTGAGGAAGTGTAAGTTTGATTCATGCCAAACTAAGCGCATATAGAGTCTAACCCGATAACAGTGTCAAAGCGATTCTCGACGCAAACCGCAACTCTCTCATGCTTCTCGATCTCAAGTTCAGCATTGGTACCCTCGGTCTGGCCACCGGAACACTCTACGCCGGTCTCTATGGAATGAACTTGAAGAACTTTATCGAAGAGTCTGACTACGGTTTTGGCGGTGTCTCTGTCACCTGCTTCGCGATCACCGCAGTCGTCTGCGTTTACGGACTCCACAAGCTCCGCAAACTCCAACGCGTCCGGATGTGGGGTGAATCCGGCGCTGGGGGAGCCCCTATCGCACCCCTCGCCAGCAATGTCGGCCACAGGTCCAACTGGCGGGCAGATTCGATTGAACCTGTCTGGGGCAGTTACCCCGGTGAAGGACGGGTTGAGAGGATCAAGCGTCTTAAGGAAGGCGCTGCTGCGACAGCTGCTAAATCAGCTGCGTCCGATGCGACAGCAACCAAGGCATCTGATCTCATGAATAAGATGGAATACACGAGACGTGTTCGCAAAGATGCCTCGGCGCAGGGGTCGGCAGAGCATTATCCCTCTCGTGGCAGCGATCACAAAGATTCCTCTTCTTGAGAGGTTATCTACTTCCTCTTTTTACCTTTGTGATATCACCATACCAATATTGCAGCATCCAAGGAATTGCCCGTTATGAACCCGGGCGAATTGTCTTGACAAAAGCTACATACCTTTGCTTTCCTCATTTGTTTCTTGTTTGGAGTCACTCGAATATAGAAGGCGTTAGATTCGGGGTTTTTGAATATGATCGGTGAGTGGGGGTAGCATGGCATCTAGCATTGTCGTTATAATCTTTTCTCACTTGCGAGTCGTGCTGTCTTCATGACTGTATGATTAGAGCTCCCAACTCCTTCATTGAGTTGCACTTTGAATCCTTTGAGGGATCCAAAGCAACAGAGAATGTGGCCCGGCCTGGCCTGACCTGGTTTGACCTCGTTTCCTGGTGGATCCATGTTAATGTATCTCCCTTGGCCGTGTATGCATGTATGTACTTATACGAAACAATATCATGGTTTATCTTAAGACTACCTTCGCTAGACTCTTTGCCTTATGGGCGACTATCATTATTCACAGATTCCTCTCTATCATATGACTTAGCGCCGGTTTTTTTCCACTCTTTTATTCTATCTCACTATCCAGGCACTATTTCAAGTCATTCCATCAATTATCATGAGAATAATTCAGTCAGACGAACCCAAGCCACTGTCCGGCCTAAAGCCGCGCAGGAGAAGAGGCGCACACGAACAGATTACGAGGCTTGGAAGAACAAGTTTGGGAACTTAGGCGCTATTATGCAGAGGACATCCGCAACCGTGGCAAACAAAGTTTGATGTTTCGTAACCCATTGCAGCATCCAGACACTTCTGTAGGGCTCCGATGCCGTATGTCAGATGGTCTGCAGAAAAATGTAAGACACTCGGCATCATATATCAGAACAGTTTTATGCTTACACTTGGCAGCCTGAGGTAGCTCTGAGTATAACTCATCGCTCCTATCCCAAATCATGTTTAATTCATGTGCAGTACACTCAACTTGCAAACCGGTGGAACTCAAGCGATAGTGACAAGAAAGCAAAAGGCCGGCAAGCTGAGCATAACAGCAGTACTATGGAGTCGATTCCTGTATCTAGTAGAGGAACATCGGAGGATATCGCGCAAATCCCATAATTCCACCCCGCATTTCGGTGTcatagcagcagcagcagcagcagggaaAATCGCTCAACCGGGAATTCCCGGAGTACGTGTGTATTCTGTATGGCACTGTCATCAATGCCGTTGACTCTGTCCCCGGCCGCTGTGGATGCCCTTAGCCCGCTCCTTCCAAATCTTGGCCGCTTCTTGCACGCCTCCTTCTCGGGCACATTCCCGCCGGACAACTTCCTCAATCAGTGTGAGAATCTCATCCCCGGAGTCTGCATCCACGTTCGTATCGGGATGGCCGGTTTGCACGGCAGACTTGTTCTTCTTACTGTTCCACTCTGAAGTTACTCGTTGCCGGCCTCCAATGACGGCCATGTTCCTCGTACTCGGGATCCGCAGCATGGTCTTTTCCACGTCGTACCCGATCTCTTCGGCAACACTCATAGTCTTTGCAGTAAGACAGCCGTACATTGACTTGTTTGCTCCGGCATCGGTCTGAGCATCGAGCTTGGCGGCCCGAAGCGCTTTTAGGTCTCCGGTGGCCGGCTGTGGGTTTTGCTCGGCTTCATGTGCCTTgttttcctcctcttcatcaaacTTTCCGTCCTTTGGCGGAGGATAGCGATAACGCGCACCAGATAGTGCGTGTGAGCAGCATGGAATCGCCATAAATGGCAGTGGTGATTCTGGATTAGCAAGAGCAGCCATCAACGGAGTCCAGACGGTAAGTTCATCGGCATGGTTGGACATGATGAAGGTATCTTTCGGGAAAATGCCGGAGTGTGTCTTTGCACCCACATCAAGCGCGTCCGTGCTTGCTCCCGGACCATTGAGAATATCCGCAAAAGGCTTTGGGATATAGACCTCCTCGCTTAGCCGCTCTTGCACCGTCTCCGGGAAGATTTTCCATGTCTTTCGGCAACGAGCATCAAAGCCCCAACCCTGGTAGCCTTCGATTAAGAGCACGTAGACAAGCACGCCGTTCCCACACGCAACGTCCACAAAGCCTGGGAAGTTTCGATCGTGGCCGTCCTTTCCTCTCTCCTCCGCAGGAACCACGCCGTACATACTCCTCCATAGCTCAATGAGAAATGCACTGATCGATAAATCCTCAAAAACATGCTTTGAAGGCTGTGTATCCTCTACCCAGTTCTGACACAGCCACGAGGCATACTTCTGCTTCAACCGCGAGTATGTGTCCTGAACCAGATGTCGCGGGAGCACATTATCCTTGGTTGGCTTGTAGTTACCACCTTCAGGCATCATGGTAGAGATATCTGAGCCCCGAGCCAGTCGAATCTGGGTGTTGAGCAGTGCATGCAGTGTGCGCTCGAGACGGTTTTGAATCGGCTCATCGGGGTAAAGCATAAAATGCAACGACAACTGTCCTGCCccaccctcctcctcttccgaaGACGTAGCTCTGGGCTTGTAGTAATCATACAACAATGCCCAGGACTGCAGAAGCGGATGATAAAAAGGCAGCTCCTCCTTGGACGCTATATGCGGCGAATAAACAACAAGCAGACGTCGATAGCCACCATAAACTGACCCGTAAAAATGACAAGTCTGCTCCAAGGGCCGATCCAATTGTGGTTTCCTAGGAATCAGCCTCCTAACCACCGTCCGACTCAGCTCGAATCCCGCAATGTCTCTCGCAGGAATCGGCTGCACGTCGTCTTCATCAGCAACATCAGCGTCTCCCGATAAAGCAACCTTGCCAGTAGAATCAGCAAacaatctctccctctctgcAGGCGTCCTCAAAACACCCAAGCTATCATGAAGGATATCAGCCCGGAACAAATGGCTCGACATCCGGTTCGGATTCGCCAGCAGGTACAGCGTTAGGTTATCGATCACCTTTGGCGTGAATAACAGATTGCCCTCTAGCAGATCTGGCGAGGTGctccatttttcttcttcaatgcccTTAAAGATGTGGAGAGGTGAGGGCTCAAGGGTCTCTGAAAGTGGCTTCCCGGTGAGTTTGGATTGGTCGCGGGGGGCTTGTTTGACTCGGACCATAATCGTTGTATTGTGAGCTTGGCAGGTCCTGTTCCCCTTTTAAATAGCTGAAGCGAGTCACAAAGTGCAGTTAGTTATCTAGAGAGTAGTAGTAGCAGATTCGATCTCTTCACAAGATTGATAACCACGTGACTGTTAATAGCCTGAGGCATCATAAAACTGAAGTTGGATTCAAGTATGTGGTGGTAACTTTGCAACTGATAGCTGATATCCTATTTAGTCCAGTTAATAAGATTCACAGTACCTAGCCCTTGTAGAAGAGGTTACCAGAGGAGATCCCCAATCCCTGGTCGAGCAAAGCAAGTATCGAACCCCAATGACGTTATCCGTTCTGCTCACCCCGCAGCAGGTACAAGTACAGTTCCAAATTCCAATTACCTCGTAGAGAAACTATTATACCTTCTTATACTATAGAGAGCCCCTCTTTAATTACCGGACTATAaataaagagagaaaaaaatgCCAGCCCCTCGCTGCTTCATCATCCGCCACGGCGAAACCGAATGGTCCCTCAATGGCCGACACACGGGCATCAGTGACCTCCCGCTCACAGCCAATGGTGAGAAACGTGTCGCGGCAACTGGCAAGGCTCTCGTTGGTGATGACAGGTTGATTGTGCCAAAGAAGTTATCTCATGTGTATGGACAGTCCTTCCTTTACTCTTTATTAATTTAACGGGGTATGGATGTTAACGGGATGATAGTTACGTCTCCCCCCGCACCCGTGCACAACGAACACTCGAATTACTAGAGATTGGATGCAAAGAGAGACTCCCTTGGAAAGAGAGCCGGAAGGCCGAGGAAGACGAACCGATTCGGACAGAAGCCAAGGTGGTCATCACTGAGGCCGTTCGCGAATGGGACTATGGTGATTACGAAGGTTTCACGAGCAAACAGATCAAGGAGCAGCGGGCGAAGAATGGGGAGGAGCCGTGGGATATTTGGAAGCAGGGATGTCCCGGTGGAGAGTGAGTCAATTCAACAACCTCAGATTATTCAGGCTGGGTTGCAAAAGCAGTTAAGTTAACTAAAACAGAACCCCCGAAGACGTCGTCCGTCGTCTCGACGCAGTCATCGCAGACATCAGAGAAAACCACCACCGCAAATGTTTCGAAGACCCCAATGCCTCCGGAGACGTCCTTATCGTCGCACATGGCCATATCCTCCGCGCCTTTGCCATGCGCTGGACCGGGAAGCCATTGGCTGAGACATCGCTCATTCTGGAAGCCGGTGGTGTTGGTACTCTTAGGTATGATGGGTCCAAGAAATTTTGTACCGTGAATGGTGCTGACAAAATTCAGTTACGAGCATCATAACATCGACGAGCCGGCGATTATTCTCGGAGGAGGGTTCGTGGTAGACTAATCGTATCACGCGGGAGCAAATGAAAGGAACCTATGCGGGAATCTTAATTAGTTAGATGATGCCCCATACATACATAATGGATTGAACACCACATAACCCCCATTAGTAAAATAACCAACTCACCGTAAAAACTCCTACAATGCGAAACAAAATCACGACTCGGACTCCTCCTTAATCCGCCTCTCGCCCTCCCCTTGACTCTCCTCCTTAAaaaccccctcctcccccagcACCTTGGCAGACCCCATAAACAACCCCCCAACATACCCGCCCAAAAACCGCATGTCCTCCGCCTGTACCGCCGTCATTCGCAACAGATTCTCCGTATCTGCGAGGTGCGCATTTAGTTGTGCCAATTGCGAGTGGAGGTGGGTGTATTGGCGCGATTTGGTCGTTGATGTAGACGAGGCACTGGTGGATGCTGAGGCGGAGGTTGAGGTGGGGAGGATGGAGGGACGGAAGGAAGCTTGGGAGGGGTTGTGGTAGTGCGAAGGCATTTTGTCGAGTTTAAGAGACACTTCTCTGTTCTGCGCTGACTATTGTCTTCCGGAGATGTGTTGTTTTGTTGTGGTCGTTGGTTGTCGGGGATAATAGATTTCCATTGTAGGATTACATAAGCTACCTAGAAACCCTACAGATACACATCTCGAGAATTTATACTTGCATCAGATTAAACAAATTACAGCGGCTGTTGCAGACTTCTGTCATTATTTCCCTCTTATGATAATGCGAGCCCAGTCAAATCGTAGTCAATTAAATAAATGGAGTCCTTTCTCCTTTTATGCGCCAGAAACCACAGACCATGAAAGAAAACTAGAGATCACCCAGCCATCGGATATTTTCACCTCACAGAACATTGAAACGCGCATGGGATAGTaatgaaagagaaaagacaaagaaaaagcaTCCATGTCACAGTAAAAACAGAGAGATTCGGCAAAGAAAACATATACGGGCCCACGAAAAAAACATTCCCACGCAGGTAGTGTACAATCTGGCAAATGAGATGCATGATTGGCAACGAGAAAAAGCATCGATGCCAATGATCGGTGGTATAGTTGTAGAAGatcgaaaagaaaaggagtaGTTCCCAGGCCGAGTGTTCGTGTTCTCGGCCTCATTAGGATAAACAATGCAGATATAGGAGATGaacgaaaaggaaaagaaatgaatgGACAAAAACACATACACACGCCCGACCCGACCACTCCAAGGCAAAATGAGAacaaagcaaaaaagaaatgaccCCCATGTCCCTTATGTATATGTCGAACAAACAAATAGAGGCGAACAAAACAGAATTAGTAAAAttgcttctctttttctttgtcgTGTCCGTTTTTTCCCTCGCACTTGCTCAATGCCCATACTCTCGTTTATATGGAAGTAAGACAGGAAAGAATCTATGGCAAACAGACGGGGAATGTAATTTATAAACGGCGAGGTAAGGAAACGGTGTTGAAAAGGCTATGGGTTCGAGTTCGTCTCGACAGAGATATCAAGAATCAACCATGAGCGTGGCAAGGAAGAAACGGCGATCTCGTCTATCGCACCGGCGTCGTGGCTTGCTGAGCACCAAGGCTGATCTGGCTGCTGTGGGCCGAGTTCTCGGACTCCAGGTTCGCACTGGCCGCACTATCACCACTCTTCGCGCTGGCGCTCGCACTTCCGGTCAGACTTCTATGTTTTGGAGCACGCTTGGCGGGAAATTGGTTGTTGCTCACCCCATAATGTTGCTCAACTTGCTGCGGTCCTACCGCGTTACCATGCCCCGGAGGATGCTTGGGAACCGGTGCTCGCACGACGGGAGGAGAGGGATTACCGCCGTGGGAATGACCAGGAGGGCCGAGGTTCTGTGGATCTTGAGCGGTCATCGGTCGGCCCATCCGgggcccgggcccggggggaCCACCCTGAGGTGTAGCGGGGGAATGGCTGTTGCGGCGACTTGTGGGATACGGGTGCGGGGGGAAATCGCCCATTCGACTGGTCGTCATAGAATTGGCACGCGAATCCGCCTGCATCTGATTCCGGTCGACGGCACCATACCTGTTGGACGAGTAGCTCATCATGGGGTTATCGAAAAGGGAGTCATGCAGGCCAGGGATTTCCTGCATGATGCGTTCGCTCGCGCGCTTCCGACCGCCACCAAAATACCGGCTAAATGAGGAAGCAggtctgctgttgctgctgttgttaaGACTCAACTCCGGGTTCTTGCGGAACTGGCTTGCAGACGGCATTCTGCGATTCTTCCGTGAAGTCAGGCTCATCATATCGACACTGTCGGGATCGACCTGGGGAATGCCAAGAGTATCCATGGGGTCGAAATagtcatcctcgtcctcctcgtcaaGAGCGGGCCGAGACGGTCCCCGTCTacggccaccaccaccaccaccacggcGCATGCTCATCTCCTGTTCTCGGACCTGCAGCTCACGCTGGCGAAGTGCCAGTTCGCGTTCCCGCAGGGCCAGTTCCGCTGCGGAAGCAGAGGGTGGAGGACCAGCAGACATGTCGCCATTCTGCATGGGTTGTGGTAACGCGCCGCCTTCAGCATCATCGTACAGAACCAGGTGACTGAACTCCTCTAGGCCTTCCACCGACGTGTCACGGGGAATTCGGCCAGCAGGAGGTGCCTGAGGCGGAGGATGGGCACCTGGTGGTCTCATCATACCTCGCCTAGGAGGTGGCATCATTATACCAGAAGCGGTTCGGGCAGGGCCTGGGCGCATAGGACCATTCATCGGTCCTCTCTGCGGCGGCGGAGCGGACGACATGCGTGGAGGTGGCCCCGGCGTAGCCACAGGTGGCGGCGAGTTCTTCGTCGGCGGTTTACTCGTGTTGGCCGCGTTGATGTGGTGAAGCATGGCGTAGAGAGCTTCAATACGAGGCACCTTGATATCCGACTCCATAGCCAGCTTAATGGGGGAACCCAAGAACGTCTCAACTTCCATGGGGCGCCGCGCTTGGAAGTCCTGGTACATGGTGCTGGGCGCTTCGACTGCAGTCATCTTGTCAATAGTGGACTGACAGAAATCAGCCGGGAACTCGCAGCCATGGGCTCGGGCAAGATCAAGCAGCTCGTCAATTATGCCTGAAATTAATTGGCGAACACCGACTTTTTCGAGCAATTGCGCGTAATTGGAGGTTTCAAAAAGAACGCTTGCAGGTTGGAAAGCAATTGGACTGCCAGCAGATGTTAGTTGAGAGCAAAACAGAGATAGGAATAGCTAATGGCACATACCCAATCATGCGTTCAAACTGCTCTTGCCTGATATTATCCGAGACCTTGCAGTCCACCCCACCTGAAGACAATGTCATGGCCAATGCGGACGCCATATCATTCTGTATCGATGAGGGAATGTTGGATTGTTTGCTGGTTGCACCGACCCAGATTTTGGAGCTGCTGAGGTGTTCAAACTCGCTGGCACCGATTTGCGAGATCTCAACGCCGGAAACGAGCGACAAGATCACGTTTGTTGGGAAGCGCTGCTCGAGATGGGACTCGACACCAATGGAGTTTGTGGTGTTCACGAGGATGCAGGTGTGTTGAGGAGTGACGACCGACTCGATGACGGCGGCCAGGTCGTACACGTCAGGCAAGGCCTTGACGCACAGAATGACATAGTCGTACGCATTTTCTCGGGAAGATGCTTCTTCTGGGGCACGGACGACTGCAGAGTAGGAAGACAGATTAGTATCTGCACTGATGTCTGTGTTCTTTTTCTGGGGGAGGAGCGAGGAGAGGACGTACCATGACGAGGTTTAAAGCGCTCATTCCCGAATGCTTTCGATCTATTTTAGATAGAATTGTGTCAATAGTCCAatcaagaagcaaaaaaagAGTCGAATGAAACGTACTTGAATGAAACGCCATATTGCGATACGGGGTCGAAGTTGGATTTCCAGACAAGGGTCACATCGCAAGAGGTGGTCGCTTGCAATCTCCAGGAGATGAAGGCCGAGATAGCATTGCTACCGACTAAACACCATCGAGTCAGTGGTCTAGacgttttcttttttttttctctctcttttgtTTGCAGAAATGGACACGATGAATGATTCAGAGGTCCAGGAGGAATTGGAACCGTGCGTTTTGCATGGCACAAAAAACAAAGGTGATGGTGTAGATCGAGCACAAACAAACCTGATAAGATGCGCAGCCGCGGCGAAGGAGCCATTGTTCACAGGCACCAAAACGAATTGTATTGAAACCGCCAGTCCCGATATTCGACGTTAAAAAGGATGAAGACCGCAAACGATGGGTTGGTTGACCGATCGTGACGGAGAGTAGAGGATCGATCGGGGAGAGCACGAAAGACGGCGTTGTCCACCGAGGCGCGACTGACGCTGCCTTCTCAGGTACAACACGCGAAACCGGTCTTTTTTCCGAGTCGAAAGACGGTTGATTGTTTTGAAAGGAAACAGCGATGGACTGCGTGTAATTAGAAGAAAAttaaggaaaaaaaaaaaaaaaaaaaagagagagagagagatagagagaaaaagagagagaatgaggggaggagggaaAAGGGACAAACGAAGggcaggagaaggaaggaaggGAAGGTTAGAGAGTCGAGACTGCCAAAGGAGAGAGACAGAGCAAAGATACAGAGGGATTGAGAAACCGCAAagggagaaaggaaaaaagaggaaagagtAGAAAGAGGGAAGGAAGAGGgaaggtttttttttttcctgctATTTTTTTTCCCAGGATTTTTTTAGGTGGAAAACCCTCGTTTTGGGATCAGGACAACACGCTGTCTTTGGCTTATGGAGTAAAAATTCGTGCCCAAAAGCAAGCGAAAGAGTaaaacaaaaggaaaaagtGAAGGAAACACAGACTTTTTCTTGTGTCCGCCAACGGTGATGATATCTTTCTTGTCTCCCTGTGTCCTGCGACGAATCCGGAAAACGGGAGGCAAAAAACGAATTATCACCGCAAGCGAATGGACAATAATACGGGAAATGGAATTATTTCTCTTCTCTACACATCAAGTTATTCGTATCCGGGGTTCTTCACCT
This sequence is a window from Aspergillus chevalieri M1 DNA, chromosome 5, nearly complete sequence. Protein-coding genes within it:
- the trm44 gene encoding tRNA (uracil) methyltransferase (BUSCO:EOG092614DJ;~COG:S;~EggNog:ENOG410PIV3;~InterPro:IPR011671;~PFAM:PF07757;~go_function: GO:0008168 - methyltransferase activity [Evidence IEA]), which translates into the protein MVRVKQAPRDQSKLTGKPLSETLEPSPLHIFKGIEEEKWSTSPDLLEGNLLFTPKVIDNLTLYLLANPNRMSSHLFRADILHDSLGVLRTPAERERLFADSTGKVALSGDADVADEDDVQPIPARDIAGFELSRTVVRRLIPRKPQLDRPLEQTCHFYGSVYGGYRRLLVVYSPHIASKEELPFYHPLLQSWALLYDYYKPRATSSEEEEGGAGQLSLHFMLYPDEPIQNRLERTLHALLNTQIRLARGSDISTMMPEGGNYKPTKDNVLPRHLVQDTYSRLKQKYASWLCQNWVEDTQPSKHVFEDLSISAFLIELWRSMYGVVPAEERGKDGHDRNFPGFVDVACGNGVLVYVLLIEGYQGWGFDARCRKTWKIFPETVQERLSEEVYIPKPFADILNGPGASTDALDVGAKTHSGIFPKDTFIMSNHADELTVWTPLMAALANPESPLPFMAIPCCSHALSGARYRYPPPKDGKFDEEEENKAHEAEQNPQPATGDLKALRAAKLDAQTDAGANKSMYGCLTAKTMSVAEEIGYDVEKTMLRIPSTRNMAVIGGRQRVTSEWNSKKNKSAVQTGHPDTNVDADSGDEILTLIEEVVRRECAREGGVQEAAKIWKERAKGIHSGRGQSQRH
- a CDS encoding DASH complex subunit HSK3 family protein (COG:S;~EggNog:ENOG410PSIN;~InterPro:IPR042332,IPR013183;~PFAM:PF08227;~go_process: GO:0008608 - attachment of spindle microtubules to kinetochore [Evidence IEA]), with the translated sequence MPSHYHNPSQASFRPSILPTSTSASASTSASSTSTTKSRQYTHLHSQLAQLNAHLADTENLLRMTAVQAEDMRFLGGYVGGLFMGSAKVLGEEGVFKEESQGEGERRIKEESES
- a CDS encoding histidine phosphatase family protein (COG:G;~EggNog:ENOG410QEDC;~InterPro:IPR013078,IPR029033;~PFAM:PF00300); its protein translation is MPAPRCFIIRHGETEWSLNGRHTGISDLPLTANGEKRVAATGKALVGDDRLIVPKKLSHVYVSPRTRAQRTLELLEIGCKERLPWKESRKAEEDEPIRTEAKVVITEAVREWDYGDYEGFTSKQIKEQRAKNGEEPWDIWKQGCPGGETPEDVVRRLDAVIADIRENHHRKCFEDPNASGDVLIVAHGHILRAFAMRWTGKPLAETSLILEAGGVGTLSYEHHNIDEPAIILGGGFVVD